A single Leptolyngbya ohadii IS1 DNA region contains:
- a CDS encoding FAD-dependent oxidoreductase, which translates to MAVEYDLVILGGTALARSIAAQACRFQAQVALVEPHPPRETDHFRMLLNHWVNAIYRTEQIPRPPSVSISTPISEIIPESKSLARSVPSATELLSFAAQTAPLISEAVMAQQQQSLEQLAAAGVDVMVGQGEFQQSPRLGFQINGRSLRSRAYVLAVPSVPEVPLIPGMAEATILPLDDLAQFQGKTLPERIAILGDDPQAIELAQTLRRLGIRVTLIQARFLPQFDPAARLLQAQLEAEGVELFVGIEVERIEAIGGANDSGIRLYGKDGNGRAYRLEADLLLLATPRQPNLASLNLDEIGVRWTLDGVKVNRKLQTTCSRVYACGETLGGFTLPQLSRSEADLILHNALFLPPRSIQSRLVPWTLMTDPQIAQVGMDETSARKNYGDAVRVISASTQTIARAYVEEISGFCRLILRKDGRILGGTIVAPQASEWISVLTLAIQQRLKMADLARLPIPSATFAELLDRLSHAWQHQRFTPRQRTWLDRYFDFRRSWSS; encoded by the coding sequence ATGGCTGTAGAATATGACCTTGTGATTTTGGGCGGTACAGCTCTTGCCCGATCGATCGCTGCCCAAGCCTGCCGCTTTCAGGCACAGGTGGCTCTGGTCGAACCGCACCCGCCACGGGAAACAGACCATTTTCGGATGCTGCTGAATCATTGGGTGAACGCAATTTACCGCACGGAGCAAATACCGCGACCGCCCTCAGTGTCCATCTCAACGCCTATCTCAGAGATCATCCCAGAGTCCAAATCGCTTGCTCGGTCGGTTCCCTCGGCGACCGAACTGCTGAGCTTTGCTGCCCAAACTGCGCCCCTGATTAGCGAAGCGGTGATGGCTCAACAACAGCAGTCCCTCGAACAGCTTGCCGCAGCCGGAGTGGATGTGATGGTGGGGCAGGGAGAGTTTCAGCAGTCTCCCCGTCTGGGTTTTCAGATCAACGGACGATCGCTGCGATCGCGGGCTTATGTGCTGGCGGTGCCCAGTGTTCCTGAAGTGCCGCTCATTCCCGGCATGGCAGAGGCGACCATTTTGCCGCTGGATGATTTGGCGCAGTTTCAGGGAAAAACGCTGCCGGAACGGATCGCGATTCTGGGGGATGATCCGCAGGCGATCGAACTGGCTCAAACGCTACGGCGCTTAGGAATCCGGGTGACGCTGATTCAGGCACGATTTTTGCCCCAGTTTGATCCGGCGGCGCGACTGCTCCAGGCACAGCTTGAGGCGGAGGGGGTTGAACTCTTTGTCGGTATCGAAGTTGAGCGAATTGAAGCGATCGGTGGGGCAAATGATTCAGGTATTCGACTTTATGGGAAGGATGGCAACGGAAGAGCCTACCGACTGGAGGCAGATTTACTCCTGCTAGCAACCCCACGGCAACCCAATCTGGCTTCGCTGAATCTGGACGAGATCGGGGTGCGGTGGACGTTGGACGGGGTGAAGGTGAACCGCAAGCTGCAAACTACCTGTTCGCGGGTTTATGCCTGTGGTGAAACGTTGGGGGGATTTACGCTGCCCCAGCTTTCCCGCTCCGAAGCCGATCTGATCCTGCACAATGCGCTGTTCCTGCCGCCCCGATCGATCCAGTCGCGCCTGGTGCCCTGGACACTCATGACCGACCCCCAAATTGCCCAGGTGGGCATGGATGAAACATCCGCCAGAAAAAACTACGGCGATGCCGTGCGGGTGATCAGTGCTTCCACGCAAACGATCGCCAGAGCCTATGTGGAAGAAATCAGCGGTTTTTGTCGGTTGATTCTGCGAAAGGACGGGAGGATTCTGGGCGGCACGATCGTCGCTCCCCAGGCAAGTGAATGGATTAGCGTTCTTACCCTGGCAATTCAGCAACGCCTGAAGATGGCGGATCTGGCGCGTCTCCCGATTCCCTCTGCCACCTTTGCCGAACTGCTCGATCGCCTGTCCCACGCCTGGCAGCATCAGCGATTCACCCCCAGACAGCGAACCTGGCTCGATCGCTACTTCGATTTCCGTCGCTCCTGGTCGTCGTAG
- the cobD gene encoding threonine-phosphate decarboxylase CobD — MQPSRRTPGHGGNLTWAATLAGCSPFDILDFSASINPLGPPPSAIAAIQSSLNDLRHYPDPGYIHLKQTLAQLHDLSPDWILPGNGSAELLTWASRELADLNATHLLTPAFGDYLRALKAFNANIIPCPLPLTDKDDRSIGSTEIGLDRALSDSLLPTPHSPLSTLLPIHPSTHPLPTGLLLNNPHNPTGKLFPRQSLLPLLEQYALVVIDEAFMDFLPEDEQQSLIDRVTEFPNLVILRSLTKFYSFPGLRFGYAIAHPDRLQRWQQWRDPWSVNTLAAAAAEAVVKDVAFQQKTLNWLPPARNQLYAGLAALPGLSPLPGAANYLLVHFRGSTIELQKTLLQRHKILIRDCNSFPELGDRYFRVAVRTESENQRLLDALVEVPPDVNALSDAS, encoded by the coding sequence GTGCAGCCATCACGCCGGACACCCGGACATGGGGGGAACTTAACCTGGGCAGCAACCCTGGCAGGCTGTTCCCCTTTTGACATTCTGGATTTCTCTGCCAGCATTAATCCGCTGGGTCCACCCCCGTCGGCGATCGCCGCGATTCAGTCCAGCCTCAACGACCTGCGCCACTACCCCGACCCCGGCTATATCCACCTCAAGCAAACCCTCGCCCAACTTCACGACCTATCCCCCGACTGGATTCTCCCCGGCAATGGCTCCGCCGAACTCCTCACCTGGGCAAGCCGCGAACTTGCCGACCTCAACGCCACCCATCTCCTCACCCCCGCCTTTGGCGACTACCTGCGCGCCCTCAAGGCATTCAACGCCAACATCATCCCCTGCCCCCTACCGCTCACGGATAAGGACGATCGATCAATTGGCTCGACTGAGATAGGGCTTGATAGAGCCTTAAGCGATTCCCTGCTCCCCACTCCCCACTCCCCACTCTCCACTCTCCTACCCATCCACCCATCCACCCATCCACTCCCCACAGGTCTCCTCCTCAACAACCCCCACAACCCCACCGGAAAACTCTTCCCTCGACAATCCCTTTTGCCCCTGCTGGAGCAATATGCGCTGGTGGTCATTGACGAAGCGTTTATGGATTTTCTGCCAGAGGACGAGCAGCAGAGTTTAATCGATCGCGTTACGGAGTTTCCTAATCTGGTGATTCTGCGATCGCTCACCAAGTTCTATAGCTTTCCCGGATTGCGGTTTGGCTATGCCATTGCCCATCCCGATCGTCTGCAACGGTGGCAGCAGTGGCGCGATCCGTGGTCGGTGAATACCTTGGCGGCGGCAGCAGCAGAGGCGGTCGTAAAGGATGTCGCGTTTCAGCAGAAAACCCTGAACTGGTTGCCTCCTGCGAGGAATCAGCTTTACGCAGGATTGGCGGCTCTGCCCGGTCTTTCTCCCCTACCGGGTGCGGCAAACTATCTGCTGGTTCACTTTCGAGGATCGACGATCGAACTCCAGAAAACTTTGCTGCAACGGCACAAAATCCTGATTCGCGACTGCAACAGCTTTCCTGAGTTGGGCGATCGATATTTCCGGGTAGCGGTTCGCACCGAATCCGAGAATCAGCGATTGCTGGATGCCCTGGTGGAGGTGCCGCCTGATGTGAATGCCCTGTCTGATGCTTCTTAA
- a CDS encoding HU family DNA-binding protein, protein MNKGELVDKVAEKANVTKKQADAVLTAAIDSIMEAVSSGDKVTLVGFGSFEPRERKEREGRNPKTGEAMQIPATKVPAFSAGKLFKEMVGK, encoded by the coding sequence ATGAACAAAGGCGAACTAGTGGACAAGGTTGCAGAAAAAGCAAACGTCACCAAAAAGCAAGCTGATGCAGTTTTGACGGCTGCGATCGACTCCATCATGGAAGCAGTTTCGAGTGGCGATAAAGTCACGCTAGTCGGCTTCGGCTCCTTCGAGCCACGTGAGCGCAAAGAGCGGGAAGGTCGTAATCCTAAAACGGGAGAAGCGATGCAAATCCCGGCAACCAAAGTCCCGGCATTCTCTGCGGGTAAACTGTTTAAGGAAATGGTGGGCAAGTAA
- a CDS encoding type IV pilus secretin family protein, whose amino-acid sequence MNRHYQFGGILGGSLLTGAAVICMSAQPARAAATQITDVQVNQTDRGMQVVLQTSRGERPQVFTVSRGNALIADLINTELSLPDSNGFVQNNPAPGISSVSVAQLDGNSVRVTVNGGSAAPSGQINQGQQGIVLNVSSASGGNSAAPSSTATNIPVPAPQVAQASPTPSAPAVPPPNAPAPDVLLPNPGVTINGVPVVRPTREAAPPLLPRAVAPPLGDISVSSTDASPSEINLGTSEIVPRLVLRDAPAREVLSLLARAAGLNVAYLDQAAQGQADAAQGQAPQGQPGQAPQDVRISLDIENEPVQNVFNYVLRVAGLQANRSGRTIFVGTLLPASARDNVIRTLRLNQVTAAAAASFLSAQGAETQRVVETTTRTVQGEGANQIVTNNTTTQIIPLAATAGAGPLLLRGLSVLTDERLQAVTLVGTPQQVQIAASLLSQLDLRQRQVAVNIKVVDVNLAAQDNFSTSFSFGVGDTFVLSDGGNAVVNYGGFNPPNATTTNGSVVSPPAIANPFAGGNTFFDVGQPGVRIPGTEPGTLVIDERNGSIRRLANAGAREFLRSIAGVSGNPFRTGITDVDLATDNVITIATDGTVSVTQGDVGTAEAGLPSFFRYPTRFLASLQAQVVSGNAKILTDPTLVIQEGQQATVNVGQEVISETNITFVDTPSGTRQETEVVKAVAGLQLQVNVSRIDDNGFVTLAINPTVSAPIDTVDTGNGQVTLLSVRQLNSGQVRIRDGQTLILSGIIQETDRTTVSKVPILGDIPILGALFRSTNRNNTRQEVIVLLTPRVLDDSDFSTFGYRYTPSPDAQEILRRQGIQVP is encoded by the coding sequence GTGAATCGGCATTATCAGTTTGGTGGAATTTTAGGGGGAAGCCTCCTGACCGGGGCGGCAGTGATCTGCATGTCGGCTCAGCCTGCGCGGGCGGCGGCAACCCAGATTACGGATGTACAGGTGAATCAAACCGATCGTGGAATGCAGGTGGTGCTGCAAACCAGTCGGGGTGAGCGTCCACAGGTGTTTACCGTCAGTCGCGGCAATGCCCTGATCGCAGATTTGATTAATACGGAGTTGAGCCTGCCGGACAGTAATGGCTTTGTGCAGAATAATCCTGCTCCCGGCATTAGTTCGGTCAGTGTGGCTCAGCTAGACGGCAACAGTGTACGAGTGACGGTGAATGGCGGAAGTGCTGCCCCTAGCGGACAGATTAATCAGGGACAGCAGGGCATTGTGCTGAACGTCAGCAGTGCTTCAGGCGGTAATTCGGCTGCGCCCAGTTCAACGGCGACCAACATTCCGGTTCCTGCGCCCCAAGTGGCTCAAGCCTCCCCCACCCCTTCCGCTCCGGCGGTTCCTCCTCCCAATGCTCCGGCTCCCGATGTGCTGCTGCCTAATCCGGGGGTGACGATCAATGGTGTGCCTGTGGTGCGTCCGACCCGCGAGGCTGCGCCGCCATTGCTGCCCAGAGCCGTTGCACCGCCATTGGGCGATATTTCCGTTTCCAGTACAGATGCGTCGCCCTCAGAGATTAATCTGGGAACGTCGGAAATTGTGCCCCGTCTGGTCCTGCGAGATGCTCCGGCGCGAGAAGTGCTGTCGCTGCTAGCAAGGGCAGCAGGCTTAAACGTCGCATATCTGGATCAGGCGGCTCAAGGACAGGCGGATGCTGCTCAAGGGCAAGCACCCCAGGGGCAACCGGGACAGGCTCCGCAGGATGTGCGAATCTCTTTAGACATTGAGAATGAGCCAGTCCAGAATGTGTTTAACTACGTGCTGCGGGTTGCGGGACTTCAAGCCAATCGCAGCGGCAGAACGATTTTTGTGGGAACGCTCCTTCCGGCATCTGCCCGCGATAACGTGATTCGCACGCTTCGTCTGAACCAGGTGACAGCGGCAGCGGCTGCGTCTTTCCTCAGTGCCCAGGGGGCAGAAACGCAGCGGGTGGTTGAAACAACGACTCGGACAGTGCAGGGTGAGGGCGCAAACCAGATCGTCACTAACAATACGACGACTCAGATTATTCCTTTAGCGGCAACGGCGGGCGCAGGTCCACTGTTGCTGAGAGGCTTATCGGTACTGACGGATGAACGGCTTCAGGCAGTAACGCTGGTAGGTACGCCGCAGCAGGTTCAGATTGCCGCATCGTTGCTATCCCAGCTGGATCTGCGTCAGCGTCAGGTGGCGGTGAATATCAAAGTCGTCGATGTTAACTTGGCGGCACAGGATAACTTCAGTACGAGCTTCTCGTTTGGTGTCGGCGATACCTTTGTCCTGAGCGATGGCGGCAATGCTGTGGTGAACTACGGCGGATTTAACCCACCCAACGCAACCACTACAAATGGTAGTGTTGTGAGTCCTCCCGCGATCGCCAACCCCTTTGCAGGCGGCAACACCTTTTTTGATGTGGGTCAGCCTGGTGTGCGGATTCCGGGAACCGAGCCAGGGACGCTCGTAATTGATGAGCGCAACGGTTCCATTCGTCGGCTGGCAAATGCGGGCGCCAGAGAATTCCTGCGATCGATCGCGGGTGTTTCCGGCAATCCCTTTAGAACCGGAATTACCGATGTGGATCTGGCAACGGATAACGTGATTACGATCGCCACCGATGGCACGGTTAGCGTCACTCAGGGCGATGTGGGAACGGCTGAAGCTGGCTTACCCTCCTTCTTCCGCTATCCGACGAGATTCCTGGCAAGCCTGCAAGCCCAGGTCGTCAGCGGTAATGCCAAGATTCTGACCGATCCGACGCTGGTGATTCAGGAAGGACAGCAAGCCACGGTGAATGTGGGGCAGGAGGTTATTTCAGAAACCAACATTACCTTCGTGGATACGCCGAGCGGCACTCGGCAGGAAACGGAAGTAGTTAAGGCGGTGGCAGGGCTTCAGCTTCAGGTCAACGTCAGCCGCATTGATGATAATGGTTTCGTCACACTCGCCATTAACCCCACCGTTTCAGCACCGATCGATACCGTAGACACGGGCAACGGTCAGGTGACACTGCTATCCGTGCGCCAGCTAAACTCTGGACAGGTACGAATTCGAGACGGACAAACCCTGATCCTCTCTGGAATTATCCAGGAAACCGATCGCACGACCGTTTCCAAGGTGCCGATTCTGGGAGACATTCCGATTCTGGGCGCTCTCTTTAGAAGCACGAACCGCAACAACACCCGCCAGGAAGTAATTGTGCTGCTGACTCCGCGTGTGCTGGATGATTCGGATTTCTCGACCTTTGGCTACCGCTATACGCCTAGCCCGGATGCTCAGGAAATTCTGCGCCGCCAGGGCATTCAGGTTCCTTAG
- a CDS encoding pilus assembly protein PilO: MTVGGDFIPTGERELEGPSYPKVFGVSLTPTVGGIALAVAGAVGAFLLWSNLVQPTLDRNQQLQSEIAAKEQELAGLGDAQQQITQARERLRSAQQLQADVLGLFATEESLDTLLLDVNERVQSVNAGIQDPERRARLSRFDFVPAASGPVTDGSLGSAVNNQLERRVYDVEIQGSFPQTQSIVRNIERLQPLLVVNNLKSTLDQSTQRIVLTPQGQVVPAGQPETRVTTTFRLEALKPVDSPGAAAATPPAAPPAQ; the protein is encoded by the coding sequence ATGACCGTAGGCGGAGATTTTATTCCTACCGGGGAACGTGAGCTGGAGGGACCGTCGTATCCGAAAGTGTTTGGCGTTAGCCTGACGCCCACGGTTGGCGGCATTGCGCTGGCAGTTGCAGGGGCAGTCGGAGCCTTTTTGCTCTGGTCGAATCTGGTGCAGCCGACTCTCGATCGCAACCAGCAGCTTCAGTCGGAGATTGCAGCTAAGGAACAGGAGCTTGCCGGACTGGGGGATGCTCAACAGCAGATTACTCAGGCACGGGAAAGGCTGCGATCGGCTCAGCAGCTTCAGGCGGATGTATTGGGGCTATTTGCCACCGAAGAAAGCCTGGATACCCTGCTGCTGGATGTGAATGAACGGGTGCAGTCGGTGAATGCGGGAATTCAAGATCCGGAGAGGCGAGCAAGGCTTTCCCGGTTTGATTTTGTGCCTGCGGCATCGGGTCCGGTAACGGATGGGTCGCTGGGTTCAGCCGTGAACAATCAGTTGGAGCGACGGGTTTACGATGTGGAGATTCAGGGGTCTTTTCCGCAAACCCAGTCGATTGTTCGCAACATCGAGCGACTTCAGCCGCTGCTGGTGGTGAACAACCTGAAATCCACTCTGGATCAGAGTACGCAGCGAATTGTACTGACTCCCCAGGGGCAGGTCGTTCCCGCAGGGCAACCGGAAACCCGTGTGACAACGACGTTTCGGCTGGAGGCTCTAAAGCCCGTTGATTCGCCTGGGGCAGCGGCAGCAACTCCGCCAGCGGCTCCTCCGGCTCAGTAG
- a CDS encoding PilN domain-containing protein, translated as MYSLDVNFLNDRSERQSTKGVRQRTVVRDDPRPIYIGAAVGLALLALTGGAWFLLQSQNRTLAQRSAELDNQLAALKVQQGEVNSINQQVQAIEAQNQALATVFDQIRPWSAVLQDIRSRVPGNVQIREIEQLQPTAPVAAAPAPSPAASPSPEASPGASPAPEASPAAQAAAPPPPPAPVPRVRITGQARSFNDVNDFVLTLQRSPFLNGQDVRLVGSRLVDNSTRVEFSGQGQGQPPQGGQVDVQLPQVVEYTIESDLTSLPASELLRDLERTLSVGLASRIQALRDRGVLKP; from the coding sequence ATGTACAGTCTTGATGTTAATTTCCTCAACGATCGCTCTGAGCGGCAGAGTACGAAAGGCGTCCGGCAACGAACGGTGGTGCGAGACGATCCGCGTCCGATTTATATTGGGGCGGCGGTGGGTTTGGCGCTGCTGGCATTAACGGGCGGTGCCTGGTTCCTGCTTCAGAGTCAAAATCGCACCCTGGCACAGCGATCGGCGGAACTCGATAATCAGCTTGCCGCGCTCAAAGTTCAGCAGGGCGAAGTTAACAGCATTAACCAGCAGGTGCAGGCGATCGAAGCTCAAAACCAGGCGCTTGCAACCGTGTTTGATCAGATTCGTCCCTGGTCTGCCGTGTTGCAGGATATTCGCTCACGGGTTCCCGGCAATGTGCAGATTCGAGAAATTGAGCAGCTTCAGCCGACTGCCCCCGTTGCCGCAGCCCCAGCCCCCAGTCCCGCAGCCAGCCCCAGTCCGGAAGCGAGTCCCGGTGCCAGCCCTGCCCCAGAAGCGAGTCCCGCTGCCCAAGCGGCTGCTCCCCCTCCTCCCCCAGCCCCTGTACCCAGAGTTCGCATTACTGGACAGGCGCGATCGTTTAACGATGTTAATGACTTTGTGCTGACGCTCCAGCGATCGCCTTTCCTCAATGGGCAGGATGTGCGGCTGGTGGGTTCACGGTTGGTAGACAACAGCACAAGGGTTGAGTTTTCGGGTCAGGGTCAGGGTCAGCCTCCCCAGGGAGGTCAGGTGGATGTGCAGCTGCCCCAGGTTGTGGAGTACACGATCGAGAGCGATCTAACCAGTTTGCCTGCATCGGAACTGCTGCGCGACCTGGAACGAACGCTGTCTGTGGGGTTAGCTTCGAGAATTCAGGCACTTCGGGATAGAGGAGTTTTGAAACCATGA
- the pilM gene encoding type IV pilus assembly protein PilM yields MVNNLKSLFAKKTKGIGVELTPDRINVARLKKKGQGFQLTTLASAEVPEGLFQEGQIIDSAGMAEIIQSLLAESKLKVRNVATAIPSGRDTVTRIIPVPAELDDQELREMVLNQEAGLYLPFPREEADVDYQKLGFFVDEDGIEKVQVLLVATRKEVTDSYIETFRQAGLIVDVLEISSFSLIRTIRQQLRQFSPQEAAAIVDIEFESTEISIVVDGVPQFSRTVPIGTYQVQTALSRAMNLPPSRNTDVLQGMTIPIVPMDSMGTVPPTKGGMNPGTASMLRVLGELADELRRSIDFYHNQGENMEVAQLLLAGPGGAIGQLDEFFSQRLGLPASAVDPVNALSLEVEQDIPPMQRVGLGVVLGLGLREAW; encoded by the coding sequence GTGGTTAATAACCTCAAAAGTCTATTTGCTAAGAAAACAAAAGGAATCGGGGTAGAGTTAACGCCCGATCGCATCAATGTCGCACGGCTCAAGAAGAAGGGTCAGGGCTTCCAGCTAACGACCCTGGCTTCCGCAGAAGTGCCGGAGGGCTTGTTCCAGGAGGGGCAAATCATCGACTCGGCGGGGATGGCAGAAATCATTCAATCGCTGCTGGCAGAGAGCAAGCTCAAGGTTAGAAACGTAGCAACGGCAATTCCCAGCGGTCGCGATACGGTCACGCGCATTATTCCGGTTCCGGCGGAGCTAGACGATCAGGAATTGCGGGAGATGGTGCTGAACCAGGAAGCCGGACTCTATCTGCCGTTTCCCCGTGAAGAAGCAGACGTCGATTATCAAAAACTCGGCTTTTTTGTGGACGAGGACGGTATCGAAAAGGTGCAGGTTTTGCTGGTTGCCACCCGTAAAGAAGTCACCGATTCCTACATTGAAACCTTTCGGCAGGCGGGATTGATTGTCGATGTGCTTGAGATCAGCAGCTTTTCGCTGATTCGCACAATTCGACAGCAATTGCGCCAGTTTTCGCCTCAGGAAGCCGCTGCGATCGTCGATATTGAGTTTGAAAGTACCGAAATCTCGATTGTGGTGGACGGGGTGCCGCAGTTTTCCCGCACCGTGCCGATCGGTACCTACCAGGTTCAAACAGCACTGAGTCGAGCGATGAACTTGCCTCCCTCCCGCAATACCGATGTGCTTCAGGGGATGACCATTCCGATCGTCCCAATGGATAGCATGGGCACCGTTCCGCCAACCAAGGGCGGCATGAATCCGGGAACTGCCTCGATGCTGCGGGTGCTGGGCGAACTGGCAGACGAACTGCGTCGATCGATCGACTTCTATCACAACCAGGGCGAAAACATGGAAGTGGCACAGCTTCTTCTGGCGGGTCCGGGTGGGGCGATCGGGCAGCTTGATGAATTCTTCTCCCAGCGGCTTGGATTGCCAGCCAGTGCGGTTGATCCGGTGAATGCCCTGTCTCTGGAAGTAGAGCAGGATATTCCGCCAATGCAGCGCGTGGGGCTGGGCGTTGTTCTGGGTTTGGGCTTACGGGAGGCATGGTAA
- the purT gene encoding formate-dependent phosphoribosylglycinamide formyltransferase: MNPPNSPFPWQTWGTPLQSSAQRLLLLGSGELGREVALEAMRLGIEVIAVDAYANAPAMQIAHRSHVINMLDGEQLRQIIEQEQPDLIVPEVEAIATATLIEMEQAGWRVIPTAKATYLTMNREGIRRLAAEELGLRTSPYRFAETEAEYQEAIAALGLPCVVKPVMSSSGKGQSTVRTEDEVMPAWDYAHAGGRTKNARVIVEGFIRFHTEITLLTVRAIDGTHFCPPIGHVQISGDYRESWQPCPLSEATLKQCQDIAAKITEALGGYGIFGVELFIEGDSSSEQTVYFSEVSPRPHDTGMVTMISQNLSEFELHVRAIAGLPIGSIDLIQPGASAVILAEIPSENPQFTGVQDALQVPTSKLRLFGKPRCYKNRRMGVALALGETIDQARERAKSCAEAVKVINGA; the protein is encoded by the coding sequence ATGAACCCACCGAACTCCCCCTTTCCCTGGCAAACCTGGGGCACTCCGCTCCAGTCCTCTGCTCAACGCCTGCTGCTGTTGGGTTCGGGAGAACTGGGGCGAGAAGTGGCGCTCGAAGCGATGCGGCTGGGAATCGAAGTGATTGCGGTGGATGCCTATGCGAATGCTCCCGCAATGCAGATTGCCCATCGATCGCATGTGATTAATATGCTGGATGGCGAGCAGCTGCGCCAGATTATTGAGCAGGAACAGCCAGATTTAATTGTGCCGGAGGTCGAGGCGATCGCCACTGCTACTTTAATTGAGATGGAGCAGGCGGGCTGGCGCGTCATTCCCACCGCTAAGGCAACTTACCTGACCATGAACCGGGAAGGTATTCGACGACTGGCGGCAGAAGAACTGGGACTCCGCACGTCTCCCTACCGATTTGCCGAAACGGAAGCGGAATATCAGGAAGCGATCGCCGCCTTGGGACTGCCCTGCGTGGTGAAGCCCGTGATGAGTTCCTCCGGCAAGGGACAGAGTACGGTTCGCACAGAAGACGAGGTGATGCCTGCCTGGGATTACGCCCATGCGGGAGGACGGACAAAAAATGCGCGGGTGATTGTGGAAGGATTTATTCGCTTTCACACGGAGATTACCTTGCTGACGGTGAGGGCGATCGATGGCACCCACTTCTGTCCGCCGATCGGTCATGTGCAAATCAGCGGCGACTACCGGGAATCGTGGCAGCCCTGTCCGTTATCGGAGGCAACGCTGAAACAGTGTCAGGACATTGCTGCCAAAATTACGGAGGCATTGGGCGGCTACGGCATCTTTGGCGTAGAGCTGTTTATCGAAGGTGACTCCAGCAGCGAACAAACGGTTTACTTCAGCGAAGTCAGTCCTCGCCCCCACGATACCGGAATGGTAACGATGATCAGCCAGAACCTCTCGGAGTTTGAACTGCACGTGCGCGCCATTGCTGGACTGCCGATCGGCTCGATCGATCTAATCCAGCCCGGAGCCTCCGCTGTGATTCTGGCAGAAATCCCCAGCGAAAATCCCCAATTCACCGGAGTCCAGGACGCTCTGCAAGTCCCGACCAGCAAACTGCGCCTGTTTGGGAAGCCCCGCTGCTACAAAAATCGCCGCATGGGAGTCGCTTTGGCACTGGGAGAGACGATCGATCAGGCAAGGGAACGGGCAAAATCCTGCGCGGAAGCCGTAAAGGTCATCAACGGGGCTTAG